In Drosophila nasuta strain 15112-1781.00 chromosome 2R, ASM2355853v1, whole genome shotgun sequence, a single genomic region encodes these proteins:
- the LOC132786339 gene encoding uncharacterized protein LOC132786339: protein MWMPFTLSCLLLAFAVDWTPALKIAPCTNSAYPDCFAYCKYNCQERGRSCLYHCENGCGCDESSMIMRNNGGCYQLMQCLFEEDSAEETSPMPEREKPKIVEKQNLNGDKRLRFLPWIKDIINAAIQSATPHPYL, encoded by the coding sequence ATGTGGATGCCCTTTACTCTGAGTTGTCTGCTTCTCGCCTTCGCTGTGGACTGGACGCCAGCACTGAAGATTGCACCGTGTACCAATTCAGCTTATCCGGATTGCTTTGCTTACTGCAAGTACAATTGCCAGGAGCGTGGCAGAAGTTGTCTCTATCATTGCGAGAATGGCTGCGGCTGCGATGAATCGAGTATGATAATGCGAAATAACGGAGGTTGCTATCAGCTGATGCAGTGTTTGTTCGAAGAAGACTCCGCGGAGGAAACGAGTCCGATGCCGGAACGCGAGAAGCCAAAAATTGTGGAGAAGCAAAATCTGAATGGGGATAAGCGACTAAGGTTTCTGCCTTGGATTAAAGATATCATTAATGCTGCTATTCAATCTGCTACACCTCATCCTTACTTATAA